One part of the Musa acuminata AAA Group cultivar baxijiao chromosome BXJ1-5, Cavendish_Baxijiao_AAA, whole genome shotgun sequence genome encodes these proteins:
- the LOC135672843 gene encoding uncharacterized protein LOC135672843 isoform X1: MGLKKEKGKSSEVNRKVIQGKGFASNDHWAFLEEIEAPMWADLTMEARSIGKDIDDAWFRVSHPIHQMSSRQLKKLFQSIGKVEDSSHTSQCHSPKVPESVSRSRGKHYKCRKWLGNAHGSLAARQHPVRELGGKNLDAVTNKATSRNSSMSTVTMSSSSRKPLTGSADDNQNSVVESNAAAERSSSSSVVSKCQKLRPKSTFGGPRNTKIGTSNVAGKTSSSRNTRYSTREITKSENLLQNRNSSAGKSSVGSSYSHGNILNNVNTTTMPKNGRTKKVLGTAVKVQEMQIKARTQCLQHQNRASGAKFVSQETKSKVLNPTSTRKTLSQVNGPRPQKKGLATKPRPIAGAVKKDLISVWNKENTIDGKIQHPRYGK; this comes from the exons ATGGGTTTGAAGAAGGAAAAGGGCAAATCCTCTGAGGTCAATCGCAAGGTGATCCAAGGAAAAGGCTTCGCCAGCAACGATCACTGGGCTTTTCTG GAAGAAATTGAAGCCCCGATGTGGGCAGATCTTACTATGGAAGCTCGATCCATTGGCAAAGACAT TGATGATGCTTGGTTTCGGGTATCACATCC GATCCATCAAATGTCGTCCCGACAACTCAAGAAATTGTTTCAGAGCATTGGCAAAGTTGAAGATAGCTCACACACTTCGCAGTGCCACTCTCCAAAAGTTCCCGAGTCTGTCTCAAGATCTAGAGGCAAGCATTACAAATGCAGGAAGTGGTTAGGAAATGCTCATGGTTCTTTGGCTGCAAGGCAACATCCGGTTAG GGAATTGGGTGGGAAAAACTTGGATGCAGTGACGAATAAGGCTACTTCCCGGAACAGCTCAATGAGCACAGTCACAATGAGTTCATCTTCCAGAAAACCATTAACGGGCTCAGCGGATGATAACCAGAACTCCGTTGTTGAGTCCAATGCTGCAGCTGAAAGAAGCTCATCAAGCAGTGTTGTTTCTAAGTGCCAAAAGTTAAGACCAAAGTCGACCTTTGGAGGTCCTAGAAACACTAAGATTGGAACTTCTAATGTGGCCGGCAAAACTTCTAGCAGCAGGAATACAAGATACTCCACAAGAGAGATAACAAAGAGTGAAAATCTCTTGCAGAATCGCAATTCTTCTGCAGGTAAATCTAGTGTAGGTTCCTCTTACTCCCATGGAAACATTCTCAACAATGTCAACACTACTACAATGCCAAAAAATGGAAGGACCAAGAAAGTGTTAGGTACTGCAGTAAAAGTGCAAGAAATGCAAATTAAGGCCAGAACTCAATGTTTGCAGCATCAAAATAGAGCAAGTGGTGCTAAATTTGTCAGCCAAGAAACGAAATCCAAG GTTTTAAATCCAACCTCAACCAGGAAAACTTTAAGTCAGGTTAATGGACCAAGACCACAAAAAAAAGGACTTGCAACAAAGCCGAGACCAATTGCTGGTGCTGTGAAAAAGGATCTCATCTCTGTTTGGAACAAAGAGAATACTATTGACGGGAAGATACAGCATCCCAGATATGGAAAGTGA
- the LOC135672843 gene encoding uncharacterized protein LOC135672843 isoform X2: MGLKKEKGKSSEVNRKVIQGKGFASNDHWAFLEEIEAPMWADLTMEARSIGKDMIHQMSSRQLKKLFQSIGKVEDSSHTSQCHSPKVPESVSRSRGKHYKCRKWLGNAHGSLAARQHPVRELGGKNLDAVTNKATSRNSSMSTVTMSSSSRKPLTGSADDNQNSVVESNAAAERSSSSSVVSKCQKLRPKSTFGGPRNTKIGTSNVAGKTSSSRNTRYSTREITKSENLLQNRNSSAGKSSVGSSYSHGNILNNVNTTTMPKNGRTKKVLGTAVKVQEMQIKARTQCLQHQNRASGAKFVSQETKSKVLNPTSTRKTLSQVNGPRPQKKGLATKPRPIAGAVKKDLISVWNKENTIDGKIQHPRYGK, from the exons ATGGGTTTGAAGAAGGAAAAGGGCAAATCCTCTGAGGTCAATCGCAAGGTGATCCAAGGAAAAGGCTTCGCCAGCAACGATCACTGGGCTTTTCTG GAAGAAATTGAAGCCCCGATGTGGGCAGATCTTACTATGGAAGCTCGATCCATTGGCAAAGACAT GATCCATCAAATGTCGTCCCGACAACTCAAGAAATTGTTTCAGAGCATTGGCAAAGTTGAAGATAGCTCACACACTTCGCAGTGCCACTCTCCAAAAGTTCCCGAGTCTGTCTCAAGATCTAGAGGCAAGCATTACAAATGCAGGAAGTGGTTAGGAAATGCTCATGGTTCTTTGGCTGCAAGGCAACATCCGGTTAG GGAATTGGGTGGGAAAAACTTGGATGCAGTGACGAATAAGGCTACTTCCCGGAACAGCTCAATGAGCACAGTCACAATGAGTTCATCTTCCAGAAAACCATTAACGGGCTCAGCGGATGATAACCAGAACTCCGTTGTTGAGTCCAATGCTGCAGCTGAAAGAAGCTCATCAAGCAGTGTTGTTTCTAAGTGCCAAAAGTTAAGACCAAAGTCGACCTTTGGAGGTCCTAGAAACACTAAGATTGGAACTTCTAATGTGGCCGGCAAAACTTCTAGCAGCAGGAATACAAGATACTCCACAAGAGAGATAACAAAGAGTGAAAATCTCTTGCAGAATCGCAATTCTTCTGCAGGTAAATCTAGTGTAGGTTCCTCTTACTCCCATGGAAACATTCTCAACAATGTCAACACTACTACAATGCCAAAAAATGGAAGGACCAAGAAAGTGTTAGGTACTGCAGTAAAAGTGCAAGAAATGCAAATTAAGGCCAGAACTCAATGTTTGCAGCATCAAAATAGAGCAAGTGGTGCTAAATTTGTCAGCCAAGAAACGAAATCCAAG GTTTTAAATCCAACCTCAACCAGGAAAACTTTAAGTCAGGTTAATGGACCAAGACCACAAAAAAAAGGACTTGCAACAAAGCCGAGACCAATTGCTGGTGCTGTGAAAAAGGATCTCATCTCTGTTTGGAACAAAGAGAATACTATTGACGGGAAGATACAGCATCCCAGATATGGAAAGTGA
- the LOC103983676 gene encoding uncharacterized protein LOC103983676 isoform X1: MAGLGPFKLCHQMALLLRSPTLVRPRTVSHQAKALRRGRLVVKACQEEEQKSQRRSFLSLEEAGLVEMSGLNTHERFLCRLTISSLNLLRVISEQEGVPIEELNAGRLCDWFLKDKLKREQDLGSAVIQWDDSDSQF, translated from the exons ATGGCGGGGCTCGGACCATTCAAGCTTTGCCACCAAATGGCTCTTCTCCTCAGATCCCCAACACTCGTTAGACCAAGAACGGTCTCCCATCAAG CGAAGGCGCTGAGGAGAGGGAGGCTGGTGGTGAAGGCCTGCCAAGAAGAGGAGCAAAAGAGCCAGAGGAGAAGCTTTCTCAGCCTAGAGGAAGCCGGGCTGGTTGAGATGTCCGGGCTCAACACTCACGAGCGCTTCCTCTGCAGATTAACA ATATCATCACTGAATCTGCTGAGAGTGATATCAGAGCAGGAAGGAGTTCCTATCGAGGAGCTTAATGCAGGTCGGCTTTGTGATTGGTTCCTAAAAGACAAGCTCAAGAGAGAGCAGGATTTGGGGTCTGCAGTGATCCAGTGGGATGATTCTGACTCCCAGTTTTGA
- the LOC135672843 gene encoding uncharacterized protein LOC135672843 isoform X3 — translation MMLGFGIHQMSSRQLKKLFQSIGKVEDSSHTSQCHSPKVPESVSRSRGKHYKCRKWLGNAHGSLAARQHPVRELGGKNLDAVTNKATSRNSSMSTVTMSSSSRKPLTGSADDNQNSVVESNAAAERSSSSSVVSKCQKLRPKSTFGGPRNTKIGTSNVAGKTSSSRNTRYSTREITKSENLLQNRNSSAGKSSVGSSYSHGNILNNVNTTTMPKNGRTKKVLGTAVKVQEMQIKARTQCLQHQNRASGAKFVSQETKSKVLNPTSTRKTLSQVNGPRPQKKGLATKPRPIAGAVKKDLISVWNKENTIDGKIQHPRYGK, via the exons ATGATGCTTGGTTTCGG GATCCATCAAATGTCGTCCCGACAACTCAAGAAATTGTTTCAGAGCATTGGCAAAGTTGAAGATAGCTCACACACTTCGCAGTGCCACTCTCCAAAAGTTCCCGAGTCTGTCTCAAGATCTAGAGGCAAGCATTACAAATGCAGGAAGTGGTTAGGAAATGCTCATGGTTCTTTGGCTGCAAGGCAACATCCGGTTAG GGAATTGGGTGGGAAAAACTTGGATGCAGTGACGAATAAGGCTACTTCCCGGAACAGCTCAATGAGCACAGTCACAATGAGTTCATCTTCCAGAAAACCATTAACGGGCTCAGCGGATGATAACCAGAACTCCGTTGTTGAGTCCAATGCTGCAGCTGAAAGAAGCTCATCAAGCAGTGTTGTTTCTAAGTGCCAAAAGTTAAGACCAAAGTCGACCTTTGGAGGTCCTAGAAACACTAAGATTGGAACTTCTAATGTGGCCGGCAAAACTTCTAGCAGCAGGAATACAAGATACTCCACAAGAGAGATAACAAAGAGTGAAAATCTCTTGCAGAATCGCAATTCTTCTGCAGGTAAATCTAGTGTAGGTTCCTCTTACTCCCATGGAAACATTCTCAACAATGTCAACACTACTACAATGCCAAAAAATGGAAGGACCAAGAAAGTGTTAGGTACTGCAGTAAAAGTGCAAGAAATGCAAATTAAGGCCAGAACTCAATGTTTGCAGCATCAAAATAGAGCAAGTGGTGCTAAATTTGTCAGCCAAGAAACGAAATCCAAG GTTTTAAATCCAACCTCAACCAGGAAAACTTTAAGTCAGGTTAATGGACCAAGACCACAAAAAAAAGGACTTGCAACAAAGCCGAGACCAATTGCTGGTGCTGTGAAAAAGGATCTCATCTCTGTTTGGAACAAAGAGAATACTATTGACGGGAAGATACAGCATCCCAGATATGGAAAGTGA
- the LOC103983676 gene encoding uncharacterized protein LOC103983676 isoform X2 — protein sequence MAGLGPFKLCHQMALLLRSPTLVRPRTVSHQAKALRRGRLVVKACQEEEQKSQRRSFLSLEEAGLVEMSGLNTHERFLCRLTVDIITESAESDIRAGRSSYRGA from the exons ATGGCGGGGCTCGGACCATTCAAGCTTTGCCACCAAATGGCTCTTCTCCTCAGATCCCCAACACTCGTTAGACCAAGAACGGTCTCCCATCAAG CGAAGGCGCTGAGGAGAGGGAGGCTGGTGGTGAAGGCCTGCCAAGAAGAGGAGCAAAAGAGCCAGAGGAGAAGCTTTCTCAGCCTAGAGGAAGCCGGGCTGGTTGAGATGTCCGGGCTCAACACTCACGAGCGCTTCCTCTGCAGATTAACAGTGG ATATCATCACTGAATCTGCTGAGAGTGATATCAGAGCAGGAAGGAGTTCCTATCGAGGAGCTTAA
- the LOC135672842 gene encoding putative anthocyanidin reductase isoform X3, giving the protein MDGHQTVAAAAASGARRVACVTGATGFIGSWLVRSLLRRGYHVNATIRDAENHVRTKILEPAVRGVINVLQACAKSGSVRKVVFTSSISTITAKDDEGELRSMVDESSIVPINQVWKTKPKGWVYVLSKLLTEEKAFQFAKEKGIDLVSIIPPTVAGPFLTPSVPASVQVLLSPITGDPELYPILASVHSRLGSIPLAHVEDICNAHIFLMEQPMTEGRYICSAGSCSLPELTDLLSKNYPALSSKRFHENSCISIHPAISSKHLTDLGFAFTYSVRDIIQQSVTCCVEGGFLKLHENEDDMVP; this is encoded by the exons ATGGATGGCCACCAAACTGTAGCAGCGGCGGCTGCATCCGGTGCGAGGCGAGTTGCATGTGTGACTGGTGCAACCGGGTTCATTGGCTCCTGGCTCGTCCGATCTCTTCTCCGAAGGGGGTATCACGTTAATGCAACGATCAGGGATGCAG AGAACCATGTAAGAACAAAGATATTGGAACCGGCAGTAAGAGGAGTGATTAATGTCCTACAAGCTTGTGCAAAATCAGGTTCAGTTAGGAAAGTGGTATTTACATCTTCCATTAGTACCATCACCGCCAAAGATGATGAAGGGGAGTTGAGATCGATGGTCGATGAATCATCTATCGTACCGATAAATCAAGTTTGGAAGACAAAGCCAAAAGGATGG GTCTATGTTCTGTCAAAGCTATTGACTGAGGAAAAGGCATTCCAGTTTGCCAAGGAGAAGGGCATTGACTTGGTGTCAATTATCCCACCTACAGTAGCTGGTCCTTTCCTAACTCCAAGTGTTCCTGCAAGTGTTCAAGTTCTGCTGTCACCTATTACCG GTGATCCAGAACTCTATCCTATACTAGCCTCAGTACACTCCAGATTGGGTTCAATACCATTGGCACACGTTGAAGACATATGCAACGCACATATATTTCTAATGGAACAACCTATGACCGAAGGCCGATACATTTGCTCTGCTGGCAGCTGTTCTTTGCCTGAACTGACTGATCTTCTATCTAAAAACTACCCTGCACTTAGTTCTAAAAG GTTCCATGAGAACTCCTGCATTTCTATACATCCAGCAATATCTTCCAAGCATTTGACTGACCTGGGTTTCGCGTTCACATATAGCGTAAGAGATATTATTCAGCAGAGTGTTACATGTTGTGTTGAGGGTGGTTTCCTGAAATTACATGAGAATGAGGACGACATGGTGCCATAG
- the LOC135672842 gene encoding putative anthocyanidin reductase isoform X2, translated as MQRSGMQASWLLSTLRGESRLKIFEADLSDDGSYDEAVKNCQFVFHVAACMEFNTTAKENIENHVRTKILEPAVRGVINVLQACAKSGSVRKVVFTSSISTITAKDDEGELRSMVDESSIVPINQVWKTKPKGWVYVLSKLLTEEKAFQFAKEKGIDLVSIIPPTVAGPFLTPSVPASVQVLLSPITGDPELYPILASVHSRLGSIPLAHVEDICNAHIFLMEQPMTEGRYICSAGSCSLPELTDLLSKNYPALSSKRFHENSCISIHPAISSKHLTDLGFAFTYSVRDIIQQSVTCCVEGGFLKLHENEDDMVP; from the exons ATGCAACGATCAGGGATGCAG GCATCATGGCTTCTGTCAACACTGAGAGGAGAAAGTCGGTTGAAGATCTTCGAAGCCGATCTCAGTGATGATGGAAGCTACGATGAGGCAGTCAAGAACTGCCAGTTTGTGTTCCATGTAGCAGCCTGTATGGAATTCAACACCACAGCAAAAGAAAATATTG AGAACCATGTAAGAACAAAGATATTGGAACCGGCAGTAAGAGGAGTGATTAATGTCCTACAAGCTTGTGCAAAATCAGGTTCAGTTAGGAAAGTGGTATTTACATCTTCCATTAGTACCATCACCGCCAAAGATGATGAAGGGGAGTTGAGATCGATGGTCGATGAATCATCTATCGTACCGATAAATCAAGTTTGGAAGACAAAGCCAAAAGGATGG GTCTATGTTCTGTCAAAGCTATTGACTGAGGAAAAGGCATTCCAGTTTGCCAAGGAGAAGGGCATTGACTTGGTGTCAATTATCCCACCTACAGTAGCTGGTCCTTTCCTAACTCCAAGTGTTCCTGCAAGTGTTCAAGTTCTGCTGTCACCTATTACCG GTGATCCAGAACTCTATCCTATACTAGCCTCAGTACACTCCAGATTGGGTTCAATACCATTGGCACACGTTGAAGACATATGCAACGCACATATATTTCTAATGGAACAACCTATGACCGAAGGCCGATACATTTGCTCTGCTGGCAGCTGTTCTTTGCCTGAACTGACTGATCTTCTATCTAAAAACTACCCTGCACTTAGTTCTAAAAG GTTCCATGAGAACTCCTGCATTTCTATACATCCAGCAATATCTTCCAAGCATTTGACTGACCTGGGTTTCGCGTTCACATATAGCGTAAGAGATATTATTCAGCAGAGTGTTACATGTTGTGTTGAGGGTGGTTTCCTGAAATTACATGAGAATGAGGACGACATGGTGCCATAG
- the LOC103983674 gene encoding probable galacturonosyltransferase 10, with the protein MRRRPFDLRRPARRRWLSSVRVWLVTGGLGVLLVLVVLSREKLPRSVPPSIRQKLDHSSVIEDLNITDEMLSPYSFTRQIVDQISIAKALVVISKDDNNVQFATELSSQIQKCQAVLSSAATRGTQLTSIEMEAAIRDMAFLIYQAQELQYDSATMIMKMKGQFRSLNDKMKSETDKSTKYGQIAAEELPKGLYCLGIRLTMEWLRNPNVQRELSEGKHVSKKLTDNSLYHYCVFSDNILAASVVVNSTTMNSRHPDMIVFHLVTDEVNHASMRAWFSMNSFRGATIEVQKVEDFTWLNASYVPVLKQLQNSETQNYYFSGSGDNRTPIKFRNPKYLSMLNHLRFYIPEVYPALQKVVFLDDDVVVQKDISELFTINLNGNVMGAVETCMETFHRFHKYLNYSHPLIRAHFDPDACGWAFGMNVMDLREWREKNVTGIYHYWQERNADHTLWKLGTLPPGLLAFYGLVENLDTKWHVLGLGYTNVDPSQIKNGAVLHYNGNLKPWLKIGMEKYKGLWEQYVDYSHPMLEQCFGHG; encoded by the exons ATGAGGCGGAGGCCGTTCGATCTCCGGAGGCCGGCGAGGCGGCGATGGCTGTCGAGCGTGCGGGTATGGCTGGTGACCGGCGGCCTCGGGGTGCTCCTGGTGCTTGTGGTGCTCAGTCGCGAGAAGCTGCCGAGATCCGTGCCGCCGTCGATCCGCCAG AAACTTGACCATTCTAGCGTTATTgaagatcttaacattacagatgAAATGCTGAGTCCTTATTCGTTCACAAGGCAAATAGTAGACCAAATATCTATTGCGAAGGCTTTGGTTGTCATCTCCAAGGACGATAACAATGTCCAGTTTGCAACGGAGCTTTCTTCCCAAATTCAGAAATGTCAAGCTGTTCTGTCCAGTGCTGCAACAAGGGGAACGCAATTAACCAGCATAGAAATGGAAGCAGCAATTCGTGATATGGCTTTCCTGATCTACCAAGCCCAGGAACTTCAATATGATAGTGCAACCATGATTATGAAGATGAAAGGTCAATTCAGATCTTTGAATGATAAGATGAAATCCGAGACTGACAAGAGCACCAAGTATGGGCAGATAGCTGCTGAAGAACTCCCAAAAGGCCTTTATTGTCTTGGTATCAGGCTAACCATGGAATGGCTTAGGAACCCAAATGTTCAGAGAGAGCTCTCGGAAGGGAAGCACGTGTCGAAGAAGCTCACAGATAATAGTCTCTATCATTACTGTGTCTTCTCCGACAACATCCTTGCTGCGTCAGTCGTGGTTAACTCCACTACCATGAACTCAAGGCATCCAGATATGATTGTATTCCACCTGGTCACGGATGAGGTGAACCATGCATCAATGAGGGCCTGGTTCTCCATGAACAGTTTCCGAGGTGCAACCATCGAGGTCCAAAAGGTGGAGGATTTTACCTGGCTCAATGCCTCGTACGTACCAGTTCTAAAACAGCTCCAGAACTCTGAAACACAGAACTACTACTTTTCTGGAAGTGGTGATAACCGAACACCAATCAAGTTCAGGAACCCAAAGTACTTATCAATGCTTAACCACCTAAGATTTTACATCCCAGAAGTCTATCCAGCACTGCAAAAGGTAGTATTTCTCGATGATGATGTAGTAGTTCAGAAGGACATATCAGAACTGTTCACAATTAACCTTAATGGAAATGTGATGGGTGCTGTCGAGACTTGCATGGAGACCTTCCACAGGTTCCATAAATATCTTAACTACTCCCATCCGCTGATCCGTGCTCATTTTGATCCTGATGCATGTGGGTGGGCATTTGGAATGAATGTCATGGACTTGAGGGAGTGGCGAGAGAAGAATGTCACTGGCATATATCACTACTGGCAGGAGCGTAATGCCGACCACACCCTCTGGAAGCTTGGGACACTGCCCCCTGGGCTACTGGCCTTCTATGGTTTGGTTGAGAATTTGGACACCAAGTGGCATGTGCTAGGGTTGGGATATACTAACGTCGACCCATCACAGATCAAAAATGGTGCAGTGCTGCATTATAATGGGAACTTGAAACCGTGGTTGAAGATTGGAATGGAGAAGTACAAGGGTTTATGGGAACAGTATGTGGACTACTCGCATCCTATGTTGGAACAGTGCTTCGGGCATGGATAG
- the LOC135672842 gene encoding putative anthocyanidin reductase isoform X1, which yields MDGHQTVAAAAASGARRVACVTGATGFIGSWLVRSLLRRGYHVNATIRDAGKASWLLSTLRGESRLKIFEADLSDDGSYDEAVKNCQFVFHVAACMEFNTTAKENIENHVRTKILEPAVRGVINVLQACAKSGSVRKVVFTSSISTITAKDDEGELRSMVDESSIVPINQVWKTKPKGWVYVLSKLLTEEKAFQFAKEKGIDLVSIIPPTVAGPFLTPSVPASVQVLLSPITGDPELYPILASVHSRLGSIPLAHVEDICNAHIFLMEQPMTEGRYICSAGSCSLPELTDLLSKNYPALSSKRFHENSCISIHPAISSKHLTDLGFAFTYSVRDIIQQSVTCCVEGGFLKLHENEDDMVP from the exons ATGGATGGCCACCAAACTGTAGCAGCGGCGGCTGCATCCGGTGCGAGGCGAGTTGCATGTGTGACTGGTGCAACCGGGTTCATTGGCTCCTGGCTCGTCCGATCTCTTCTCCGAAGGGGGTATCACGTTAATGCAACGATCAGGGATGCAG GGAAGGCATCATGGCTTCTGTCAACACTGAGAGGAGAAAGTCGGTTGAAGATCTTCGAAGCCGATCTCAGTGATGATGGAAGCTACGATGAGGCAGTCAAGAACTGCCAGTTTGTGTTCCATGTAGCAGCCTGTATGGAATTCAACACCACAGCAAAAGAAAATATTG AGAACCATGTAAGAACAAAGATATTGGAACCGGCAGTAAGAGGAGTGATTAATGTCCTACAAGCTTGTGCAAAATCAGGTTCAGTTAGGAAAGTGGTATTTACATCTTCCATTAGTACCATCACCGCCAAAGATGATGAAGGGGAGTTGAGATCGATGGTCGATGAATCATCTATCGTACCGATAAATCAAGTTTGGAAGACAAAGCCAAAAGGATGG GTCTATGTTCTGTCAAAGCTATTGACTGAGGAAAAGGCATTCCAGTTTGCCAAGGAGAAGGGCATTGACTTGGTGTCAATTATCCCACCTACAGTAGCTGGTCCTTTCCTAACTCCAAGTGTTCCTGCAAGTGTTCAAGTTCTGCTGTCACCTATTACCG GTGATCCAGAACTCTATCCTATACTAGCCTCAGTACACTCCAGATTGGGTTCAATACCATTGGCACACGTTGAAGACATATGCAACGCACATATATTTCTAATGGAACAACCTATGACCGAAGGCCGATACATTTGCTCTGCTGGCAGCTGTTCTTTGCCTGAACTGACTGATCTTCTATCTAAAAACTACCCTGCACTTAGTTCTAAAAG GTTCCATGAGAACTCCTGCATTTCTATACATCCAGCAATATCTTCCAAGCATTTGACTGACCTGGGTTTCGCGTTCACATATAGCGTAAGAGATATTATTCAGCAGAGTGTTACATGTTGTGTTGAGGGTGGTTTCCTGAAATTACATGAGAATGAGGACGACATGGTGCCATAG
- the LOC135582059 gene encoding cytochrome b-c1 complex subunit 6-1, mitochondrial-like, translating to MADEEPVDPKQYLEETCKPKCVRPLRAYQACVERIKGDETGHKHCTGQYFDYWKCVDDCVALKLFVKLK from the exons AT GGCGGACGAGGAACCAGTCGATCCAAAGCAGTACCTTGAGGAAACTTGCAAACCAAAATGTGTTCGGCCTTTACGTGCATATCAG GCATGCGTTGAGAGAATCAAAGGAGATGAGACCGGGCATAAGCATTGCACTGGGCAATATTTTGATTACTGGAAATGTGTTGACGACTGT GTTGCACTGAAGCTTTTTGTCAAACTGAAGTGA